A single genomic interval of Campylobacterota bacterium harbors:
- the rplK gene encoding 50S ribosomal protein L11, whose protein sequence is MAKKIAGYIKLQIQAGAANPAPPVGPALGQRGVNIMEFCKAFNERTKDKAGYKLPTVITVYADKTFSFITKQPSNTALIMEKAGIKKGSENPLKNKVAKITKAQIMEIVKQKMQDMNTDDAESAARTIAGSARSMGIDVVE, encoded by the coding sequence ATGGCAAAGAAAATAGCTGGCTACATCAAGTTGCAAATTCAAGCCGGTGCGGCTAACCCGGCTCCTCCGGTTGGTCCTGCCCTTGGTCAACGCGGTGTCAACATCATGGAATTCTGTAAAGCGTTCAACGAGCGTACAAAAGATAAAGCGGGTTACAAACTCCCGACCGTTATCACCGTGTATGCGGACAAAACCTTCTCTTTCATCACAAAGCAGCCGTCAAACACTGCATTGATCATGGAAAAGGCAGGGATCAAAAAAGGGTCTGAAAATCCACTCAAAAACAAAGTGGCAAAAATCACCAAAGCCCAGATCATGGAAATCGTCAAGCAGAAAATGCAAGACATGAACACTGACGACGCCGAGTCCGCTGCGCGTACTATCGCCGGATCCGCTCGTTCTATGGGTATCGACGTCGTCGAATAA
- the rplA gene encoding 50S ribosomal protein L1, with translation MASKRYKQLSEKIDLAKSYTVDDASTAIKELKSAKFDETVEIALNLGVDPRHADQMIRGAVVLPHGTGKVVRVAVFAKGAKVDEAKAAGADIVGAEDLVDEIKAGNINFDIVVAAPDCMGLVGQVGRILGPKGMMPNPKTGTVTAEVGKAVSNVKGGQVNFRVDKKGNIHAGIGKVSFDSDKIAENIKAFVGAINRAKPSTAKGRYIKNAALSLTMSPAIKFDTQELLDIR, from the coding sequence ATGGCAAGCAAACGCTATAAACAACTAAGTGAAAAAATCGATTTGGCGAAAAGCTACACTGTAGACGATGCGTCAACGGCAATTAAAGAACTCAAATCGGCAAAATTCGACGAAACCGTTGAAATCGCTTTGAACCTCGGTGTAGATCCACGTCACGCTGATCAAATGATCCGTGGTGCGGTTGTGCTTCCACACGGAACAGGGAAAGTGGTGCGTGTCGCCGTTTTCGCAAAAGGCGCAAAAGTGGATGAGGCCAAAGCGGCGGGTGCAGACATCGTCGGTGCCGAAGATCTCGTAGACGAAATCAAAGCGGGCAACATCAATTTCGATATCGTTGTCGCTGCTCCCGATTGTATGGGACTTGTCGGTCAGGTAGGGCGTATCCTCGGGCCAAAGGGGATGATGCCGAACCCTAAAACCGGAACCGTTACCGCAGAAGTCGGTAAAGCGGTCAGCAACGTCAAAGGCGGTCAGGTTAATTTCCGCGTCGACAAAAAAGGAAACATCCACGCCGGTATCGGTAAAGTGAGTTTCGATTCAGACAAAATCGCCGAAAACATCAAAGCGTTCGTCGGCGCGATCAACCGTGCGAAACCTTCAACGGCAAAAGGTCGCTATATCAAGAACGCGGCGCTCTCTTTGACGATGAGCCCGGCGATCAAATTCGATACCCAAGAACTTTTGGATATCCGCTAA